Below is a genomic region from Pristiophorus japonicus isolate sPriJap1 unplaced genomic scaffold, sPriJap1.hap1 HAP1_SCAFFOLD_3763, whole genome shotgun sequence.
cttcacgaaggaagacacaaataaccttccggaaatactaagggaccgagagtctagtgagaaggaggaactgaaggaaatccttattaggcgggaaattgtgttcaggaaattgatggaattgaaggccgataaatccccagggcctgatagtctgcatcccagagtacttaaggaagtggccctagaaatagtggatgcattggtgatcattttccaacagtctatcgactctggatcagttcctatggactggagggtagctaatgtaacaccactttttaaaaaaggagggagagagaaagcgggtaattatagaccggttagcctgacatcagtagtggggaaaatgttggaatcaattattaaagatgaaatagcagcgcatttggaaagtagtgacgggatcggtccaagtcagcatggatttatgaaagggaaatcatacttgacaagttttttagaattttttgaggatgtaactagtagagtagacaagggagaaccagtggatgtggtgtacttggactttcaaaaggcttttgacaaggtcccacacaagagagtggtgtgtagaattaaagcgcatggtattgggggtaatgtactgacgtggatagagaactggttggcagacaggaagcagagagtcgggataaacgggtccttttcagaatggcaggcagtgactagtggagtgtcgcagggctcagtgctgggaccccagctatttacaatatacattaatgatttagatgaaggaattgagtgtaatatctccaagtttgcagatgacactaagctgggtgacggtgtgagctgtgaggaggacgctaagaggctgcagggtgacttggacaggttaggcgagtgggcaaatgcatggcaaatgcagtataatgtggataaatgtgaggttatccactttgggggcaaaaacacgaaggcagaatattatccgaatggcagcagattaggaaaaggggaggtgcatcgagacctgggtgtcatggttcatcagtcattgaaagttggcatgcaggtacagcaggcggtgaagaaggcaaatggtatgttggccttcatatcgaggggatttgagtataggagcagggaggtcttactgcagttgtacagggccttggtgaggcctcacctggaatattgtgttcagttttggtctcccaatctgaggaaggacgttcttgctattgagggagtgcagcgaaggttcaccagactgattcccgggatggcaggtctgttttgaggagagcctggatcgactGGTTGACTCTCTGACAGTGATTGTGTGTGGTTGCTGTTTTCAGCCTCTTCTCCTGCACCTTGGTGCTGGACTCCATGCTGCACAAGTCCACGTCCCACCAGGACGGACACATTCAGAGAATACTACGGGAGGAAATCGTGAATCCACTGCGCAGGTCAGtatatggtgggggtgggggagggagccgaggggagggaggggcagtgagctgaggggagggtgaggggagggggagtgagccgagggggggatggggagtcaggccaaggaaggaaggaagggagggggagtgagccacggggagggtgggaggtgagggagggggcagtgagccgAAGGGagggtacggggggagggggagtgagccgaggtagggagggggagtcaggccaaggaaggaaggaagggggagtGAGCCAAGGGTAGggtgggaggtgagggaggggcagtgagccGAAGGGAgggtacggggggagggggggtgagccgaggggagggtgagggggagtgagctgaggggagggtgggggggagaggggcagtgagccgaggggagggtgggggggcgagggggagggaggggcagtgagccgaggggagggtgtgggggagggggagggagggagagtgagccggggtgagggggagtgagctgaggggagggaggggggagggggaatgagctgataggagggtgaggggggagtgagccgaggggagggtggaggaatcaggcgaggcgagggagggagggtggagtgaGTCAGGCGAGGGGGGTTGAAATAAGAGGGGAACatgcgacccccccccccactggtttATTTTGGGGATGCGTGTTCTTCCCACTCCTCCTCTAAGTTCCAGAATACCCCAATTGACTCTTGAAGGTGTCAGGACAAATTGAGACGGTTATTAAAAAAACATAGAGGATCCTggtctttataaatagaggcatagagtacaaaagccaggaagttgtgTAAAATCTTGTTTAAAACActgcttaggccccagctggagtactgtgtccaattcgagGCTCTGCACTTTGAGGATGTCGAGGCCTTTGAGAGGgagcggaggagatttacgagaatggaccAGGGCTGAGGGAATTcggttatgtggagaagctgggattgttctcctttagagcagagaaggttaagaggaaatttaatagaggtgttcaaaatcatgaagagcttttgatagagtggctagagaaaaactgtttccagtggcaggaaggaGGGTAAgcgggggacacagatttaaaataattggcagaaggATTTGGGGGGCcggggggttggggcggggggggggaagatgagaaTTTTGTTTACGCAGCAAAATGTTCGGGTCtggaacgcgctgcttgaaagggcgatggaagcagattcgataACTTTCACAAAGGAGTTGGATCAATACttgaggttggggggtggggggtgggggaagatttTCAGGGCCGTGGGGAAAGGAGTGGGACTGGTTGGAATGGATGAAACGCAGTGTGTACGGGCCCTTGGCCAATCCCCACAGCTGAGTGGAGACGGGCAGGAAACAACTAACGGGAGCGGTGAATCGGAAATAAAACCTGCAGTGCGCTCAACCTTCGCAGAGCCTCGCGGGATAAGGTTCCAGCTCCGTTAGTATCTGTGTggtgacccagtctctctctctctctctctctctctctcacactctctctcactctctctctataccagggaCGGGTTCGTAGACTGTAAAAAGGTGATGAACCTGCGGAAGGAGCTGACACAAGGCGGCTACTGCGCAGGATTTACGAGCGAGGAGAAAGGTCAGTGGTGAGCACGATCGGGGGCGCTCTGATGTCACCGCCTGTGTCGTGCGATGGTGCCCAAAGTCCGCCTGCTACTGAAAGAATAAGAAATAACCTGCGTTCATCACCTCCGAAGCGCTTTCCAGCCATTGAAATAGTTTTTGGAGcgcatgttgtaatgtgggaaacacggcagccaatttgcgcacagcaagatcccacaaacagcaatgtgataatgaccagataatctgtttttgtgatgttggttgagggctaaatattggccaggacgccggggataactcccctgctcttcttcgaaatagtgccatgggatcttttacgtccacctgagagagcagacggggcctcggtttcacgtctcatcagaaagacggcacctccgacagtgcagcgctccctcagcacggcactgggagtgtcagccgagatttctgtgctcgagtctctggagtgggaattgaacccacaaccttctgactcagagtgacaCCGTTGGCCTCAACATCCTTGCCTTCGGGAGGTGAAAATAATCAAACTGCCCCCCTCCACTGCTACCACCGACAAAATGTGCTGCCCATGTGGCGGAATAGCCGGTTCCACTCAAAGAGTCTGGGCTCACACGTAcacgggggagtgagagactggagggggaggggcagtgacacCCCAGCAAGGAGCTGGTGTGTtcagggcagggaaagaggggcAAGTGTACCCTGGGCAGTAACCAGTGTTCTGTTCCGTTCCAGATCCGGAGGAGTTCCTCAACGTTATCATGCAGCACGTGTTGGGTCTAGAGCCACTGCTCAAGCTGAAGTGAGTCCCTGCTTGGAGTCAGCCTCCTCAACCCTCCCCtcggaccccctcccccccccaccctccgcccaGCCCCCTCCCCTTccgccccgccccctcccacccaccctgcctcacccgcacccccccccgcccagccTCGCCCTTACGCCCATCACTCCTGTCTTCAGTGGCTTCCCTGTATCCCAGAGAATCTAGTTGAATTCGACACACCAATCAAGAATTCTCCTCCAACCACTTAAGctttccctcctccccaccctgcTCCGCGCCCCAATTTTTGGGAAGCTCCCCAAGTTTCATGTGTGTTATTGAGAGAGGAACTGTCTTcctgctgtgggggaggggtggggggaggggaggggagaggagaggctggtgaagggaggggggtggggagagactgggcgGAGGTGGTGGCTGGGGAGAGGCTGggcggaggggggtgtggggagagactgggcagagggggggtgtggggagagactgggcggagggggtgtggggagaggctgGGCGGAGGGGGGTGTGATGAGAGACTGGgcggagggggtgtggggagagactgggtggagggggggttggggagaggctgggcggaggggggtgtggggagaggctgggcggaggagagtggggagagactgggcggagggggtgtggggagaggctgggcggaggggggtgtggggagaggctgggcggaggggggtgtggggagaggctgGGCGGAGGGGGAATGTGGGGAGAGGCTGGGCGGAGGGGGAATGTGGGGAGAGGCTGGgcggaggagagtggggagagactgggctgaggggcgggggtggggagaggctgggcggaggggggtgtggggagaggctgGGCGGAGGGGGAATGTGGGGAGAGGCTGGgcggaggagagtggggagagactgggtggaggggggggtgtggggagaggctgggcggaggggggtgtggggagatgCTGGGCGGAGGGGGAATGTGGGGAGAGGCTGGgcggaggagagtggggagagactgggctgaggggcgggggtggggagaggctgggtggagtggggggttggggagaggctGGGCGGAGGGGGAATGTGGGGAGAGGCTGGgcggaggagagtggggagagactgggctgaggggcgggggtggggagtggctgggcggagtggggggttggggagaggctgggcggaggtggggtgtggggagatGCTTGGCGGAGGGGGAATGTGGGGAGAGGCTGGgcggaggagagtggggagagactgggctgaggggcgggggtggggagaggctgggcggagggggggtgtggggagagactgggcggaggagagtggggagagactgggctgaggggcgggggtggggagaggctgggtggagtggggggttggggagaggctgggcggagtggggggttggggagtggctgggcggaggagagtggggagagactgggcggagg
It encodes:
- the LOC139250455 gene encoding ubiquitin carboxyl-terminal hydrolase CYLD-like, with translation MRGIQGHCNSCYMDSALFSLFSCTLVLDSMLHKSTSHQDGHIQRILREEIVNPLRRDGFVDCKKVMNLRKELTQGGYCAGFTSEEKDPEEFLNVIMQHVLGLEPLLKL